Genomic DNA from Pelosinus sp. UFO1:
ATTCCGATAAACTTCAGGAAGATTGGCAATATCACTCTCAACAAATTTTAAACTCACTGTTATAGGCCCCCTTTTCGAATTAGAATAATATACCAATAACTATATCATAAATCGACAAAATATACATAATTTTTTGATAAAACAATAAATATGACTCGATTATTGAATAAGGGCAGCTCGAAAGCCGCCCTTATTTTTAATATTCTAAGTCTTTAGCAGTAACGCGTTTTCGAAATACCCAGTAGGTCCAGCCCTGGTAAGCTAGCACTATGGGCACTAAGATTAGCGCCGCAAATGTCATTATTTTTAAAGTGTAGGCACTAGAGGATGCATTGTGGATCGTTAAACTCCATGACGGATTTAAACTAGAGACCATAATCCGAGGGAATAAACCACTGAAAAAGGCGATTGTTGTGAAAACAATGGCCAACCCGCTCATAGCAAAGGCCCATCCGTATTTTTTTATCCATGCTAAAGCATATCCCAGAACAAAAACTACAACTGCTCCCCACAAGGTAATACTAGCTAATCCACTTTTGAATAAATCTGTGTTCGTATACGTTAACCCTACGAGGCTTAAGAAGGCTACGGCAGCAAGAATTCCAATCGTTACAGCTGCTTTTCGTGCACGTTCAATGATTGGCCCTTCAATCTTAAGGGTTAAGAACAAAGCCCCATGGAATAAAAACACGAGTAAAAAGGCAACCCCACCTACTAAAGTGTAAGGGCTTAATAAATCAAAGAAGGTTCCAGCATACTGCATCTTAGCATTAATAGGAACGCCTTGAATCAGGTTGGTAACAGCTACGCCCCAAAGCAGTGCTGGTAGAGCACTACCAATAAAGATCATCCAATCCCAAGTGCTACGCCATTGAGGGTTTTCGTCTTTGCTCCGAAATTCAAAAGCCACTCCCCGCACAATCAAAGCCATAAGCATTACAAACAATGCCATGTAAAAACCGCTAAACATAGTTGCATATACATGTGGGAACGCCGCAAACATGGCCCCCCCTGCAGTAATCATCCAAACCTCATTTCCGTCCCAAACCGGCCCAATGGTATTTATAATCATCCGTCGTTCTACATCATCCTTGCCTAAGAAAGGCAATAACATTCCAACACCATAATCAAATCCTTCTAAGAAAAAGAAACCGGTAAATAAAACACCAACCAAAATAAACCATAATACATTTAGTTCCATAATGTCGCCTCCTTATTCTTAGTCAGCACACCTAGAACCGGCTTATGCTCCACAGGTCCCTCTAAAATAAACTTCCGCACTAAATAAATAGCTGCTATCGCCAGTACACCGTATATTACCGTAAAACCAATCAAAGAAATCCAAACTTCCGTGCTTGTTACGTTGGTAGAGACAGCCTGACTAACCTTCTGTAAACCTACAACGATCCAGGGCTGACGTCCCCCTTCTGTTAATATCCACCCAGTTGAGTTTGCAATATAAGGCACGGGTAAGCTCCAGAGTAACAACTTAAGAACGGTCCCATTCTCCTCTAATCGCTCTTTATACAATAAGAATATACTGATAACCGCTAATAACATCATCCATAAACCCGACAAAACCATGATTCTAAAGGTCCAAAAGGACTGTGTAATGGATGGAGTATAATTGCCTGGCCCATATTTCATTTCTGCTGCAGCTTGTAGTTCATTAATGCCCTTTATTTCTCCCTCTGGCTTATCATAGGCCAATAAAGATAGCACCTTGGGAATACCGATTTCAAAGGAATTCTTTTTATTTGCTTCATCCACCACTACTGCAATGGCAAAAGGAGCAGGATCTGCCGATTCCCATAGGGCTTCCATGGCAGCCATTTTCATTGGTTGTTTTTTAGCTAAGTATTGAGCTTGCAAATGTCCTGTACCCATTACCAATAAAGTGCTTACTAACATGCATGCTAAACCCACTTTAATCGACATACGAAAGATGGGTAAATGACGTTGTTTTAATAAATAATAAGCACTAATCGCTGTCACAAATACACCCGCTGTCACAAGTCCGCCTAAAACAGTATGTGGAAATTGCCCCCAGACATAAGGATTCGTAATTACCGCTAAAAAGTCAGTCATTTCTGCCCGTCCATTTTGTAAGGCATATCCTACAGGAGACTGCATAAAGGAATTGGCGACTAAAATCCAAAAAGCAGATAAATTGCTAGCAAATGCGACTAACCAAATACAAGCTAAATGCACTCTCTTCGATAATCGCTCCCAGCCAAAAATCCATAATCCGAGAAAAGTTGATTCTATGAAAAAGGCTGTCAAGGCTTCTAATGCTAAAGGCGCTCCAAAAATATCCCCCATAAAACGAGAGTATTCGGCCCAGTTCATACCAAAGTGAAATTCCTGAACAATCCCAGTTACCACACCCATGGAAAAGTTAACTAAAAACAACTTCCCCCAAAACATGGTCATCTTTTTATACATTTCATTTCCTGTCTGAACATACAAGGTTTCCATGACCGCTACTAGAACTGACAAGCCTAATGTCAGCGGTACAAATAAAAAGTGGTATACCGTTGTCATTGCAAATTGCCATCGTGCTAAAAGCAAAGCATCCATACTATCCCTACCCTTCTCTATTATTTTTTTCTACTAACCGATCAAACTTAACCCTTTCTAGGGACTTCACAAAATCCTGTTGAATAACAGCCAACGATGTATGTACTAGGCATTTCGATTCACAGCCTTTAGTACAGGAAGCATCTTCCTTCAAACATCGTTGTAAATCAATCGGGCCTTCCATCGCCTGAATCACATCTAACAGACTAATCTCTTTTGCAGGCTTTGCCAGCACAAAACCACCATCTACCCCCCGATAGGATTTTACCAACCCTCCCCTACTTAAGGATCGCATGATTTTCTGCAAAAATCCTAGAGGTATATTCTGCTGCTCAGCAATGGTCTGACCGTTTGCTAGCTTTCCTTCTGGTAATTCCGTTAGATGTATAATGACCCGAAATGCGTAATCCGTCGCTTGGTTAAACTGCACATATACACCTCCTCTTTAAAACAATACTATACTGGTTCGGTATTAATTATAATTTTACTCTGTGACATATCCTTCGTCAAGATTTTTTTTGAAGAAAATGGGTTCCTCTGAATTACTACCGATTATACTGATCAACAAGTGTTGCCAATTTATCAGTTATCTTTTTTGTTAGCATCTCTTTATGATATCGCCAGGCCCAATTACTGCCCCCCATTGTACCGGGGAAATTCATTCTAGCTTGGCCAGGAAGGCCCATAATGTCTTGTAGTGGCACAATAACTGTATTGGCATTACCCCGATAAACAAACTCGATACACTTCCAGTGAATTTCATTTTCCTCTAACCCCTGAATGCCAACCTGCTCTTGTACACAAGTAGCTAGCTTAGGATCTTCCACCAAGAGATTCCTATACCAGCTTACCGTTGTATCATTATCATGTGTTCCTGTATATACAGCCGTATTTTTCTTGCAACTGTAAGTTATACATTTTCCCTTTTTATCAAACGAAAAAGAAAAGTGCAATACCTTGATTCCGGGGAATCCAAGCTCATTTCTCAACGCTTCTACTTCGGATGTAATAATGCCCAAATCTTCGACAATAATTGGCAGCTTACCTAGCTTTTTTTCCAAAACATAAAAGAAACGTGCTCCAGGCCCTTTACGCCACTGTCCTTTTTCCGCCGTCTCCTCCTCAGCCGAAACCTCCCAAAAAGATTCAAAACCACGAAAATGATCTACCCTGACTATATCAACTAAGGTGAGGAGTACTTTTATCCTCTGCTGCCACCAATAATAATCATCCTTAGCCATTTCCTCCCATCGATAATGAGGATTTCCCCATAACTGACCTGTCTTACTAAAATAATCAGGGGGAACGCCAGCTACAGTTTTTGGTTTTCCACTTTCGTCTAGATCAAAAAGCTTCTGATTTGCCCAAATGTCACTGCTATCATGAGCAACAAAAATAGGTATATCTCCGATAATTTTCACATTTTTTACAGCTGCATATTGTTTTAAAGCTTGCCACTGACTAAAGAAAATAAACTGCAGAAAACTATGATAGGCAATTTCGTCTGCCAATAACTCTTTATATTCTAATACTGCTATTGGTTCTCTTGATGCAATAGCAGTAGGCCACATATGCCAGGGTTTCTCATTAAAATGATTTTTCAATGCCATAAATAGAGCATAGTCAGTAAGCCACGTAGTCTGTAGCCTAGTAAACTTTTCATAAGCTAAAGGCTGCCCCTGCTGTCTAAAGTTCCCAAAAGCCTTACGTAACTTTTGTTCCTTATATGTTTTTACTTTTTCAAATTCTACTTGCTCCTTATCAAATATAGGGCAGTCTTTCAAATCATGGGTAGAAAGCAGCCCATTTTCGATCAATTTTTCTAAAGAAATAAGTAGTGGATTTCCCGCAAAAGCAGAGGGGCATTGGTAAGGGGAATGGCTATCCCCAACTGGATTAAGCGGTAGTATTTGCCACAATGATTGCTTGCTTTCATGCAAAAAATCAATAAAGTCGTAAGCGTCATTCCCTAAATCCCCTATACCGTAGTTAGAAGGCAAAGAGGTTGGGTGGAGCAGCACCCCCGCCTGCCGTGGAAAACAATTTTGCTCAGCTTGTAGTAACACTTTGCCTTCAAGAGGTTGTAAACAAATTCTTACCGTTCCATCTACAATTGGGACCTCTTGGTTTTCGTTTAAAAGATCTATCATGCTTCCATGACACCACTGCTGAATTGGAATTTCTATATGAGCCGTTTGATCAACACTTCCATTCAATAACACAAGCGCCGTATTGTCTTGCCCTTCTTTGCCAAAAACATTCTTACCATTACTAATTCTCCGAATATAACCATACGATTTCTTCCCTAAGGGTAAAGAAATCCACTCTCCTAATTTGAAAATATCATAGCGATTGCGAAGAGCAATGATTCTTTTGTACCAATCAAGAATTTCCGTATTTTCTTGCCCCCAAGGATACGTCCTGCGATTAAAGGGATCTTTATGGCCTTCTACACCAACCTCATCACCGTAATAAATACAAGGTACGCCAGGAAATGTAATTTGCCATAAAACGAGAAGTTTTAATCTAGCGATTGCCAAGGGCTGCTTTTCAAGAGGCAAACGGTATTTAGCCTGTTCAGCAATGGTTAGGCTGTTTGAAGGAGGGGCTTCTCCCAGTAAGGTCAATATGCGAGGTACATCATGGCTACCAATTAAGTTCATCATGGCATAAAAGTTATGGCTAGGATAGTTTTCTGCCAAGCTCATAAATAAGTGATGAACTGCAAAAGCATCAATAACTCCTAGCATAAAGTCCAATACAATTGCACGAAAAGGATAGTTCATTACAGAATCCAATTCCTCACCTTGTAAGTATTCTCTAAGCTTGCCATAACTTTGTTTGTGAGAGGCATCTTCCCAAACCTCTCCAATCAATACACTTTCTTTATCCAACTCTTTCATTGTTTTGTATATCTTTTTGATAAATTCATCTGGCAGTTCATCCGCTACATCCAGCCGCCAGCCTTTTGCCCCAAGTTGTAACCAATGTTTGATTACACTATCTTGTCCTTCAATAATGAAGTCAATATAGGAAGGTTCATGCTCTTCCACATTGGGCATTGTGTCAATTCCCCACCAAGCTTCATACTGATTGGGATATTTAGTAAAACGATACCAATTATAATAGGGAGATTCCTTTGACTGATAAGCACCTAGTCCCGGATAGTTTCCTTCTCGATTGAAATAAACACTATCACTGCCTGTATGACTGAAGACGCCATCTAAGATAATCTCAATTCCATATTCTTTTGCCTTGCTGCACAACTGGGAAAAAATTTTGTTATCGCCAAGCATCGGATCTACTTTTTTATAATCACCTGTATCATAGCGATGATTACTCCCGGATGAAAAGATAGGATTAAAATAGATTACACTGATACCTAATTCCTTTAAATATGACAGTTTTGCAATGACTCCCTGTAAGTTTCCACCAAAAAAATCGTAAGATACAATTCTTCCTGTATCTGCATCGCGAATGTAATAAGGATTATTATCCCAATGGGCATGGATCACGCTACCCTTAGGAGCAGACAAAACCATTCCAGCTTCTAATTCCTGATAAAAGCGATCAGGAAAAATCTGATACATTACCGATTCTTTAAACCAATCAGGTGTAACAGATCCTGTCTTGTATATTGTAATTTGATAAGCGGGGGGCTCTCCTTCGTATATCTGTCCTAAGCCCCCTAGTCCCTCTGGATTGTTTCCATAATAATATAGTTGGCCTTGTAGGGTAACTATAAAATAGTACCACAAAATACAAGGGAATGAAGGTGCACTCATTTCTACATGATAGTGCCTACCTAGATCTGTCCTTTCCCGTGGCTCCATAATTATTTTTTTTTCGCCAAGACCCTCTTGCCATAAGCGAAACACAACGTTATCTGGCTCAACATCTTCCTTCACTATTAAATGCAGAAATATTTTCTCATTACAACAAACAGCCCCAAAGGGACTGCGAAAACTTTCTAATTGAGAGTCATGACTCATAGAGTCTTGTTTCATAGCGTTTCCTCACTTTCAATTAGGAAATCCATT
This window encodes:
- a CDS encoding cytochrome ubiquinol oxidase subunit I; amino-acid sequence: MDALLLARWQFAMTTVYHFLFVPLTLGLSVLVAVMETLYVQTGNEMYKKMTMFWGKLFLVNFSMGVVTGIVQEFHFGMNWAEYSRFMGDIFGAPLALEALTAFFIESTFLGLWIFGWERLSKRVHLACIWLVAFASNLSAFWILVANSFMQSPVGYALQNGRAEMTDFLAVITNPYVWGQFPHTVLGGLVTAGVFVTAISAYYLLKQRHLPIFRMSIKVGLACMLVSTLLVMGTGHLQAQYLAKKQPMKMAAMEALWESADPAPFAIAVVVDEANKKNSFEIGIPKVLSLLAYDKPEGEIKGINELQAAAEMKYGPGNYTPSITQSFWTFRIMVLSGLWMMLLAVISIFLLYKERLEENGTVLKLLLWSLPVPYIANSTGWILTEGGRQPWIVVGLQKVSQAVSTNVTSTEVWISLIGFTVIYGVLAIAAIYLVRKFILEGPVEHKPVLGVLTKNKEATLWN
- a CDS encoding bifunctional glycogen debranching protein GlgX/4-alpha-glucanotransferase, translating into MKQDSMSHDSQLESFRSPFGAVCCNEKIFLHLIVKEDVEPDNVVFRLWQEGLGEKKIIMEPRERTDLGRHYHVEMSAPSFPCILWYYFIVTLQGQLYYYGNNPEGLGGLGQIYEGEPPAYQITIYKTGSVTPDWFKESVMYQIFPDRFYQELEAGMVLSAPKGSVIHAHWDNNPYYIRDADTGRIVSYDFFGGNLQGVIAKLSYLKELGISVIYFNPIFSSGSNHRYDTGDYKKVDPMLGDNKIFSQLCSKAKEYGIEIILDGVFSHTGSDSVYFNREGNYPGLGAYQSKESPYYNWYRFTKYPNQYEAWWGIDTMPNVEEHEPSYIDFIIEGQDSVIKHWLQLGAKGWRLDVADELPDEFIKKIYKTMKELDKESVLIGEVWEDASHKQSYGKLREYLQGEELDSVMNYPFRAIVLDFMLGVIDAFAVHHLFMSLAENYPSHNFYAMMNLIGSHDVPRILTLLGEAPPSNSLTIAEQAKYRLPLEKQPLAIARLKLLVLWQITFPGVPCIYYGDEVGVEGHKDPFNRRTYPWGQENTEILDWYKRIIALRNRYDIFKLGEWISLPLGKKSYGYIRRISNGKNVFGKEGQDNTALVLLNGSVDQTAHIEIPIQQWCHGSMIDLLNENQEVPIVDGTVRICLQPLEGKVLLQAEQNCFPRQAGVLLHPTSLPSNYGIGDLGNDAYDFIDFLHESKQSLWQILPLNPVGDSHSPYQCPSAFAGNPLLISLEKLIENGLLSTHDLKDCPIFDKEQVEFEKVKTYKEQKLRKAFGNFRQQGQPLAYEKFTRLQTTWLTDYALFMALKNHFNEKPWHMWPTAIASREPIAVLEYKELLADEIAYHSFLQFIFFSQWQALKQYAAVKNVKIIGDIPIFVAHDSSDIWANQKLFDLDESGKPKTVAGVPPDYFSKTGQLWGNPHYRWEEMAKDDYYWWQQRIKVLLTLVDIVRVDHFRGFESFWEVSAEEETAEKGQWRKGPGARFFYVLEKKLGKLPIIVEDLGIITSEVEALRNELGFPGIKVLHFSFSFDKKGKCITYSCKKNTAVYTGTHDNDTTVSWYRNLLVEDPKLATCVQEQVGIQGLEENEIHWKCIEFVYRGNANTVIVPLQDIMGLPGQARMNFPGTMGGSNWAWRYHKEMLTKKITDKLATLVDQYNR
- the cydB gene encoding cytochrome d ubiquinol oxidase subunit II, with protein sequence MELNVLWFILVGVLFTGFFFLEGFDYGVGMLLPFLGKDDVERRMIINTIGPVWDGNEVWMITAGGAMFAAFPHVYATMFSGFYMALFVMLMALIVRGVAFEFRSKDENPQWRSTWDWMIFIGSALPALLWGVAVTNLIQGVPINAKMQYAGTFFDLLSPYTLVGGVAFLLVFLFHGALFLTLKIEGPIIERARKAAVTIGILAAVAFLSLVGLTYTNTDLFKSGLASITLWGAVVVFVLGYALAWIKKYGWAFAMSGLAIVFTTIAFFSGLFPRIMVSSLNPSWSLTIHNASSSAYTLKIMTFAALILVPIVLAYQGWTYWVFRKRVTAKDLEY
- a CDS encoding Rrf2 family transcriptional regulator, with protein sequence MQFNQATDYAFRVIIHLTELPEGKLANGQTIAEQQNIPLGFLQKIMRSLSRGGLVKSYRGVDGGFVLAKPAKEISLLDVIQAMEGPIDLQRCLKEDASCTKGCESKCLVHTSLAVIQQDFVKSLERVKFDRLVEKNNREG